The region TTTACATCTACAACTGCAGCTTTTGTAGTGGTAGAGCCTCCGTCAACGCCAATTGTAACTTCTTTTAACTCTTGATGTGGTGATTCGTTAATTTCATGTTCAAATATGTGGACTTTTTCAAGTGACGAATGAAGAGGTCCAGCGAAGAAACGTTTTTCTTTACTGAAATCTGTAATCTTAAAAAGTTGATTGAAATCCATAACAAAGGTATTATTCTTTTCAAGAGCCTTTATTGCTATACCAATCGCTGCGACTGCTGTGTGATGTTTTGGTCTCTTAACATTCACACCACTTAAGTTTTTAACACTATTTAGAATATAGTTGCTGGAAAAAACTCCTCCAGTTGCAATCGCAGTTAAAGAAGAATCCAATTCTCTAGCTCCTAAAACATCATTTTTAAAGTTTCGTGCGACTGTTGTGTATAGTTTGGCTATCAAGTAAGGTTTTTGAGCCCCTTCATTTTGTTCATGAATAAGATCTGATTGAATAATAACTCCACATCTAGCGTTGAAACCAGATAATTTTGTAAATTCAGTAATTTCTGATTCTGCTTTTACAAATAATTGTTCCATCTGTTTTTGTTTTTGATAGGGATCTTCAATGTTGAAAAACTTAAGGTCATCTTTTAAGTATAACCTTCTTAACTGTTTTTCAATTAATATCCCTGAACCTCCACCACATTTGCTATTGGCAGACCATTCTAAAAGGTTTATTTCATCTTCAACTACTGCAAGTCTCAAAAAATAAGAGTCTTTAGCTCCAATATGAAAGACATAAGATGCGTTTGGTTCTAATAAAAAAACACCCTTTGGTATAGTTACACTTTCATAGTCAAATAAAAGATCTGGGAAGACTTTGTTGAAGTGTTGCGCACCTATGCCTGTAAATGAAGTTGAAATAATTTTATCGTCTAAGTTGGTTGTTAAATTATGCCAAATATTAGGAAGCATTTTCAAAGGTGTTCCAAAATGGGGTATGTTTTCCATCACATATACTAAATTCTTTTCCTGGTCAATAGCCGCTATTTGAATAGACGAAGAACCAATATCAATTCCTACATAATACATAAGAGTAAATCTCCTTTCATAGTTAGATATTATTACATACAATATCTAACAGGGTTTATTTAGTTATTTATTAATATATGCGGCTTTCAAGAAAGGATGTTTATTACCGGATATATATTCATTTATATCTTGTAGTGAGGCTTGATCTGTTAGTAACTTATGGAAAGGAAATTCTTTGCTGTTAATAATCTTGACAGCCTTTTGCATCGTAAACGGATTAATATAAGAACCAGTAAGGGTAATTTCTTCACTATATATTTGAAAAGGTTCTAATTCTGTAGTAGTTAATCCTTTAGGGGTTACTCCAAAAACTATAATTTTTCCTCCTTTTTTAACTAATGTATAGGCTAACTCTAGTCCAGATATACTTCCAGAGCATTCAATTACTAGATCAAATTCCTTGAATTTTTTGTATTCTTGGGGGTGTACGATGTCAAAACCGAATTCTTTTTCTATGTAGGTTATTTTATCTTGTGAAATTTCAAATATAAGTTTTATACCAACAGAAAACTTGTTAAACAACATTGCAAAAATTAATCCTATAGCGCCTCCACCTATAATTGCTATATCATCAGTAAAGGAAAAATTTGACAAATCAATTCCGTGGATTATACAAGAAAGAGGTTCAGCAAATAAGGCACTTTTTACATCTATGTTTTCGTTTAAAGGATAGATAAGATCATTTGGTACACTTAACAATTCAGCGAATCCACCATTTCTATTTACACCAACAGCTTTTAAATCATCACATAAGTGTGGTTTACCTTCTCGACAGTATTTACAATATCCACAAGGTTTGTTTGGATCAACCGTTACTTTCGTTCCTTTCTCATATTTAGATGAATTGATTATTTCCCCTACTATTTCATGTCCTGGAATGATAGGGTAAGTTGCTAATGTTTCACCTTTATAGATTTTTAAATCTGTTCCACAAACCCCACAACCTAGTATTTTAAGTAACGATTCATTTTCCCGTATTTCAGGGTCATCTTTTTCAATTAGTTCAATGTGATGAGGTTCTGTTATATATAAAGCTTTCAAAGTATTCCCCCTTTGATTTTAATATAAATAACAAAAATGACAAGACCTGTTTCAAGTTATTTTT is a window of Defluviitoga tunisiensis DNA encoding:
- a CDS encoding alcohol dehydrogenase catalytic domain-containing protein; protein product: MKALYITEPHHIELIEKDDPEIRENESLLKILGCGVCGTDLKIYKGETLATYPIIPGHEIVGEIINSSKYEKGTKVTVDPNKPCGYCKYCREGKPHLCDDLKAVGVNRNGGFAELLSVPNDLIYPLNENIDVKSALFAEPLSCIIHGIDLSNFSFTDDIAIIGGGAIGLIFAMLFNKFSVGIKLIFEISQDKITYIEKEFGFDIVHPQEYKKFKEFDLVIECSGSISGLELAYTLVKKGGKIIVFGVTPKGLTTTELEPFQIYSEEITLTGSYINPFTMQKAVKIINSKEFPFHKLLTDQASLQDINEYISGNKHPFLKAAYINK